Sequence from the Miscanthus floridulus cultivar M001 chromosome 16, ASM1932011v1, whole genome shotgun sequence genome:
ttagcaagcgggcctcaCCGCCATAGGCCTTTCCTAGggcgtgagtgagctcattcacctctctcttgagagtctcattctcaaccattagtgaggcatcacaagtgaaatcaTCAGTAGTAGTAGAGGTAGGAGTGGTAGTGGTCgtggatgatgagctacaagaagggttagtgggagcaacaacaataggttcATAAAATGATTCTTCAATAATGTCACATGTTATGCTCACATCACATGATACTATAACCCTTTTCTTATCTTGTTCAAGAAGCAAGGAGTGAGTATTTTCAAGCTtggtgtgagctttgccaagcttctcatgggcttccactagcctctcatgagtagcattgagctcatcaaaggattgctcaagagtaTTAAGCTTCTTTTGTAATTCTTTgcacttcttgcttttcttgttaATTATTGAGTCGGCTTGTTCTAGCATGTTCATTTgagaattcatcatcatcactatcattttcactttcactatcatcattttcactctcatcatattttaccttggagcccttggccatgaagcatgatggagtgtcaaatagtgaaggcttgttgttgatagtAATGCTTgctagagccttcttcttggatgccttgtcatcatcacttgaatcatcattggtggaggcatcactatcccatgtgacaacATAGgattcacccttcttcttcttcttcttctttaaggtcatcttcttctctttcttttctttcttgttcttcttcttctcattatccTCATTATccctattgtagggacaatccgctacaacatgattggggctcttgcacttgtagcacaacctcacatactccttgttcttgaagtgatctcttctcttccatgcaccatagcctttcttcttcatcatcttgccaaacttgcGCATGAAGAGAGCTAgtgcttcatcatcactatcatcatgagagcattcttcatcacttgattcttccttCTTAGCCTTGCCCTTACTCTTGTTCTTGGAGAAAGAAGTGCCAGCCttaaatgccacactcttcttcttgtcttcctccTTCACAATTTCTTCACCATCACTATTGTATTGGTCCTCGGTCATCACATCACCAAGCACCTCATTTTGAGTGACATCCTTCAATCCACCTTTAAAGATGATAGTTCTCAATGTCTTGAATCTCTTTGGCAAACACATCAAGAATTTGTGAGAGAAGTCCTCATCCTTTACCTTCTCACCCAAACTCTTGAGATCATTGATGATGACTTGTAGCCTATAGGACATCTCCAGAATagactcatcatccttcatcttgaagtttgatagcttgtttttgagcatgtagagcttggcactttttaccattgaagtgccctcatatgtttcttctagtCTCACCCAAACTTGACTTGCCTTatcaagatctttgatttgctcaaacacctttgaatcaatgccattgtatattgtgttgagtgccatagtattgcattgcttgttgatcttgtcatTGTCGATGAGATTGGTAGGGTCAATGATCACAAACTTATTCTCtaccacatcccacaccttgtcattgattgaaccaaggtacatctccatctttctcttctaataatcaAAAGATgcaccatcaaagaacggtggtttacccCTAACAaggttgaacacaatttgagccatattttgcaccaaaggttgttaagccttgaaacaaacagtgaccatggctttgataccacttgaaagttcttaaatggctagagggggtgaatagcctataaaaatttttacaaatacactagagcaagatgttagtacactaaatggaaaaatacaattttgctctagctctataagggttgcaagccacctatcaaacaattctagttgctatgattactaggcacaaacaatggctatgccactactcactaagagctctcaacaagtctacactaaagagctccactaggtgatactaaactagcaagcaaacaagttctcaaaactagttacactaaagagcttgttacaacTATTTTGCAAGTAAGTAAAGGAATTAGTGggatgtttataccgccgtgtagagggatgaatcAATAACAATATGATCACCAATACAATCACCGGGAGATGCCAATGGCAAGAGACaagcaatttttctcccgaggttcacatgcttgtcggcacgctagtctctgttgtgtcaaccaacacttggtggtttggtggctaagtggtgttgcacgaacctcgtccacacaattggacaccgcaagaacctacccataagtgaggtagctcaatgatatgagcaatttactagagttgcctttgacgCTCCACTAGGGAAGGcccaagacccctcacaagcaaccgatagaggccagagacaatcaccaactccgctcaacgatcctccaatcaccgggtcatctaggtgtcggcaaacaccaagagtaacaagctcacaaccagcccaaattacccaactagtgccataagttgatgcaactcaatgcaatgcactagaggctctccaatctcactcaagatgatgaaatcaagtgaacaagtgagtggagtgtgttgctcagcttccaaagggtgtgcacaagtgtatgaggtgccaagagagtggccaagaccAGCCACactctctatttatagccacgcaagcaaatagagtcgttataccccttGGAGTTGTCTACACGGGGGCACCGGACACGGTGGTGCCCCAACGGTCACTTCCCAACgactaggttaaagtattaatcataagtgtaagcgcggtgcttagacttgggttaatcgtggatgccccCTGCATTCTGGAAGGTGGTAGATTGCGtgtgtgacataagttctatatagcttgtactatatagcttcgttgatcctttgtagtccacctcctgtttgtaggcgCAAGTAAGATGcggttacgaaggaaagcatcctctgctggtgtctgtccctagtaatgtcctcggttgaatagtagaagacatagcttacccaagttagaactagagaaccttagttttcctctctacactcctatttatcctaaccttgttgctacccctagttaagttagatcgtagttagtctcacacgtttccctgtggatacaatacttggaatacctacgggtgaaagctctagtggTATCCAtatgcttgcggatttatctatgtgcgttaataaataccaacagtcaCCGGGCATGGCATGGtggtggcaccaccctaggggtggtggtgaccATCCTAGTCAAGTTCCCAAAATCAGCCCTCTCTggaaaaatagggcggtgcaccgccatcaccatggcggtgaccatggcggtgaccTCCCTTGATTGCGCCTGTCTCTGGAGGAAAACGGCGGTGGCACCGGACATCTAGTGGCAGTGACCAGGCGATGCACCACCGCGCCCAAGGCGGTGTACACCGACATGTCCGGTGACCACCCCGAAACAACCGCTCTCGGCCCTTCTCTGCCGAGCCCAAGtgggcactgccctaggggtggcggtgccaccggacaggggtggcggtgccacccaggcACCTCCACATGGTCGGCACGTTGCAAACTTTTGTGTGATTCGATCCACGTCAACTCGAGCTACTCCCCGCAAGcaatgctaactctcaaagtgttttctcaaaacatgttagagccaagttagcatttctcaaaacatttttgataaatatttttgcttgcttTCCGATGTGCACTAtgtctaaatgcaatgcatgaagtccaacacctaggggctatagatgaccgaattgtctagttaagaactcctcttaatagtacggccatctaccctaaatgtgatcacactctctatagtgtcttgatcaccgaaacaaaacccctatttatacctttgccttgagcttccatagggttttgtttttctctttcttcttttctaagttgagcacttgatcatcatcacatgtggctatctcatcatttcatgtgatcatcaccATCTCTTGAGTGACACAATGCtccacacttggattgcaccaacctagctcatatcacaactcatgacaaaggttagtgcataggtttcatcaattatctaaaaccaaactagggctttcagcgtTGGTAAAAGCCTAGTTGACGATACACGGTGTTGATTGCGAAACAATAaagtttgcaaaacatagattcACATTTGTATTGTTGCATGTATTCTTGGCAACACAAACTCAGTAAGGTCTTTTTATATTGTACATAGAGATCGAAATGGATGCAGGTGGTGCTCTATGACTGCTGATTAATTTTGATCTCGCCAAACATGTTTTTGCTGATATTGGTGGTCCTTACGATGGTAAGGACCTCCTTTCAGCTTTTTAATATTTGCTTGGGTGATTCAAGTTTATAATTCACGCGGGTACAAGAGGAATGGATGCCATGAATGAAGATACATTTCTGTGAGAGATACTCACCGTGATGTTATTCTGCATGTTAGAAATAGATAAATATATAAAATGATAGATGATCATTTCGAGATGGCCCCTTGGGCTAACTATGGGTGTTTTTGTCTTGAGCAACTAAATTTGTTGCAAATATTTTGGTCACCTTGGCTTTGCTTCATGTGAAGTTTGTGCTTTCGCATTTTGCTTGTTAAAGTTGAAAGTTAAAacattatcttaaatgtattgaCCATTTGAGGAAAATAAAACGTTAGACAACAAAAGATGGATTGAGAGTACTTAAAGGTAAAAACCTGCAGAAGTGATGGTGCCTTCGACATGTTAGTGAAGGGTGAGTATTTCCATGTATAAATATGTAGAAGTAATCACATGTCACATGTCCATTGAATAAAGTGACTGAGAAACATTGTTGCAAAGTTTAGAGTTGCACAAGTCATTGCTTGGTGTTACTTCAATGAAATAGTATAATCCTGCAAATTTGAGTAGAGTAAAGAAACAGCCCCTTAAGAGAGGTGTTAGGTAAATAAAGGATTCCATGAACGTTTCTTTTTTAGAGGTATTTATGGAATCTGAGTAGCACATAATTAGTGTGGCAAGCTTAGTTTAAACCTGCTATTCGGGTGAACAATTTTAAAAGTGTATTGCTGATGCATTCAAGTTTTAGCTGTGGAGGATAGTTGAACCAAAGGCAGGGACTATAAATTTCTATACCAAAGAAATCTATGCTGTTGTGCGAATGGACGAAATGAGGTATATTTGTACCGTAGTTTATCTAAAAAATGAGTGTGTGCTCGATAGTACGGATACCGACTGGGTGATGACTTATCTGTGCGTGTAGCTAGGCTCCGTAATGTTCGAAATGATAGAGAGGTGGTTGTTGGATTAGCAGCTTCTAAAAGCACGGAGTTGGGCGAAGAGACGTAGCCAGAGTTGCTTAGCTTCAACTCTTCGTGCTGTGAGTTCGCGTAAGGACGGCGCGAAGACTTGTTGACATGAGTACAGTCCAACACCCATTCGCCGGCGAGTGGCCTGGATCCAtggtcactactacagaatgttaCTACAGGAGCGGCTCTAAAGTCTCTGTAGGGGTGACTATGTTAGCCGTCCTTctcagggtgttcctacagagggtgtctctgtaggggcggtttcctgaccgcccctacagtgccctctgtaggggcggctggtgttttcagccgcccctacagtgccctctgtaggggcgactagtaatatcagccgcccctgtagtggacttttgtaagggcggctgtatcaccagctgcccctgttgtgtgtatttgtaagggcggttcaatcaagaaccgcccctacagtggattttttagcaaaaaaaataattcaaattcaaatctgaccacattaTTTAGAACATTGACAATATCATTATTCAGGTGCATAGAACAATATCCACCATTAGTTTGAAGAGGAAAAAAATCCATTCAGCATAGAAGTCTAGGTATGGTCATTCATGTATTAGTGTATTAGCGAGCCCACTGGTGTCACATTTTATCTAACTACAAATTGGCTAGCCCACAGTCATTTAGTTTGACTATCACAACAACTAAGTTTGAACTTAAAGATTTCATCTCTAGGGAGTCTAAAATAACTAAACATTTGTATCCACGAGCACTTCAATTGGCTTCCAATCCATAAGATGTGCTACCTGGAAATCAAAATGAATATAAGATAAGTTAGTTTTCAGCAAAAACTCTAAAAAGAAATGTCATCTAAGTAGCAGTTAGCATTTGGTGTCAAATGAAGCTAAGTTCATATTCATCATAGCAAGAGTAGATTAGATGTTACTAGAAAGCAATAATTCAGTTTCACACCAACTCTCAAATTCTCATTAAACTTCACATAGTGAAGCACAAGCAGTAATAATTCAGTAATGCTCACATGATTGAATGTTCACAAAAATACATGTAAGAATGTTCACGGTTCCAAGAAAATGGAGATATGTACCTGTAGCTTGCCAGCTAAGATTGCAATCAGCGTTAGTAGCTTGGCATGATCTGCACATTTAAACCAAAttcagaaattagggttttgtGGGATTTTGATATGCATATTTAATTTAGTGACTATGAAAATAGATGAACTGGATGAAACATCACAAGTCAATACTATATCAGACTCATTATGAGTAAGCTTAAAAAAAGAATTGTCAAAGATTCAAAAAAGAAATGTCATCTATTTATCAGTAAGCTTTGAAACTAATTAAATAGTTCAAACAGACTGTGCAATGAAGCAAATAGAAAGATGATTGCATATCTCCATTCAGCTATTCTACAAGTCCAACAAGATCTCAATGAAAATATGTAAAGAGCTTACTATCCTCAATAGAAAGATGATTGCATATCTCCATTCAGCTATCACAAAAATAGAAGTATGTATAGTATCTCACCTTCTTTCTAAGATTTTTGCTACCTTTAGGAACCTTCTCATGTGACAATAGAGTCAGCACTGACATTGAAATTGAGTGTTTGCATCAAAGTCAAGACCAGCATGTTCAGGCTGGGTCAGAGCACTATCCTCCTCTCCTGCAGAAATTTAAATAGGCGTGAAATTTCAATGTTGCAATGACATTACAAATGCTAACAGATATCTAGACGAGTGTTCTTATAGGCATTTAATCAAACAATTCAAGTATTCCTGCATTGATTACAATATGTGGCTCAAGCAAGCAAGCGAAAAACTTCAGCATAGTTCTGTTCCATGATTAGTAGCATGCACTGACCTCAATCGACAGGTGCAGAGGTTCAGCATCTGGCCGTCCTTGCTCGACACCAGCATCTGCAGGAGCTTAAGGATCTCGACGCACCCTGCAGGAGAGACGAGATGATGTGGGGAGCCGAGGACCTACACAGCACGAGCGGACAGAGAAGGTGTACCTGATTATGCTCGTCGTCCTTGTTGCCCTCGCATCTGGCCGTCCTTTCTCGACACCGCCTAGCATGGGGGCTGCGCGCTGTCGCCGGATCTACCGTGGGAGGCACCTCCTCCATGGTCGGATCCCCCATAGCCTTTGTGCCGCCTGTTACCACCTCCTCCACGGCCAGGTGTGCCGGATCTGCCGCACGCGAGGAGCCGACGAGGCGCCAgccaccggccgccgccgcccagtAGATCCGACAGACGCAAGGAGCCCTAGGCCAGTAGCAGGCCCTGGGCACCCCGCGTTGCCGCCGGCCACGTCCCCGGCACCCGCCCCAGCCGCTGCTCGCCGAGAGTGGAGCGCCGCCCCTGCCGCCGTTAGCACAACACAGCCagggtcggggtcggggtcggccGTCGGGTGGGGCGGGGCGCGGCCGCGCGTTGAGCTTGCCTGGCAAACATGGAGGTGGGCCATCGCGCGTCGAGCCTAGAGGTCACACGGGCGGCGGCGCGGCTAGGGTTTCGGCTCTGCTCTGGGAGACTAGGACGGGGTCGACGCGAGAATGCGAGATGTGGACGCCTGGATGGGGTCACGGGCTCCTCACTTGGTTGTGCTGGGCCACGTAGAGTGGCTAGTGGGCTTTACAAGATTGAGATCAGTTAACAGTGGATCCGTGACGTcctcatttgacaaaatttaaacctttcaaatttgaaattttaaaaaatgacaagttcgaactaaaatttgagacccaaaatgatttcaacataaaaagtgatgaataccatagttgttcaactcattaatatctacaacttttattttagtcatcttatcatttgacaaaatttgaacctttcaaatttgaaattttgaaaaatgacaagttcgaaccaaaatttgagacccaaattgatttcaacataaaagtgatgaataccaaagttgttcaactcatgaatatctgcaacttttattttggtcatttcttcatttaacaaattcttagcacacattattcactaatcttacgcatgtctcatatagtttataaaaccttatgagagatgtgtcacatttgtgaacaatgtcattaccactttgtcatatgaagaaatgatcaatacaaaagttgtagatcttgatgagttattcaactttggtatttatcactttttcagcggaaatcatttggagaaccaaaatcttgtctgaagttgcattttttttaaattcaaaatttaaattgctcaaacttttcatatgtatatattgacaaaaccaacaaaataaattgatagagaatgattttagaaaattttaggaaaaaaatcatcagatttggagttagtatgaggaagaaaaactagttacaaagttgacccacagattaaaaaaagaaatcacactgttcactatgatcatgtaaggaacATCTAGAAcaatgtgatttctctttttaatctgtgggtaaactttgtaactagttgttctccctcatactaactccaaatatgatggtttttttcctaaaaatttctaaaattatgcttcagcatttaagtttgatcaaacttggatgcgacaatgttttacacattttaaaatttgaaatttgacaagttcaaaccaaattttcaaaccctaaatgatttcatatgtaaaagtgatgaatacaaaagttgttcaactcatcaagatctacaacttttattttggtcatcttatcatttgacaaaatttgaacctttcaaatttaaaattttaaaaaatgacaagttcggaccaaaatttaagacccaaaatgatttcaacataaaaagtgatgagtaccaaagttgttAAACTCATTGATATCTACAACtattattttagtcatcttgtcatttgacaaaatttgaacgtttcaaattggaaattttgaaaaacgacaagttcgaaccaaaatttgagacccaaattgatttcaacataaaaagcgatgaataccaaagttgttcaactcatgaatatctacaacttttattttggtcatttcttcatttgacaaattcttaacacatattgttcactaatcttacacatgtctcatatagtttataaaaccttttGAAAGATgtatcacatttgtgaacaatgtcgttaccactttgtcatatgaagaaatgaccaatacaaaagttgtagatcttgatgagttattcaactttggtatttatcatttTTTCAGATGAAATCATTTGGGAAACCAAAATCTCgtctgaagttgtattttttttaaattcaaaatttaaattgctcaaactgttcatatgtatatattgacaaaaccaacaaaataaattgatatagaatgattttagaaaattttagaaaaaaaatcatcagatttggagttagtatgagaaagaaaaactagttacaaagttgacccacagattaaaaaaaatcacactgttcactatgatcatataaaaatcatctagaacagtgtgatttttctttttaatctgtgggtaaactttgtaagtagttgttctccctcatactaactcctaATGTGATgagtttttttctaaaaatttctaaaatcatactttagcatttaagtttgatcaaacttggatgtgacaatgttttacacattttaaaatttgaaatttaaaatttgacaagttcaaaccaaattttcaaaccctaaatgatttcatatgtaaaagtgatgaatacaaaagttgttcaactcatcaagatctacaacttttattttggtcatcttattattcgataaaatttgaacctttcaaatttgaaattttaaaaaataagttCGAacaaaaatttgagacccaaaatgatttcaacataaaaagtgatgaatatcaaagttgttaaacttattaatatctacaacttttattttagtcatcttgtcatttgacaaaattggaACGTTTCAAAttggaaattttgaaaaacgacaagttcgaaccaaaatttgagacccaaattgatttcaacataaaaaacgatgaataccaaagttgttcaactcatgaatatctacaacttttattttagtcatttcttcatttgacaaattcttaacacacattgttcactaatcttacacatgtctcatatagtttataaaaccttacgagagatgtgtcacatttgtgaacaatgtcgttaccactttgtcatatgaagaaatgaccaatacaaaagttgtagatcttgatgagttattcaactttggtatttatcatttTTTCAGatgaaatcatttggggaaccaaaatctcgtctgaagttgcattttttaaaattcaaaatttaaattgctcaaactgttcatatgtatatattgacaaaaccaaaaaaataaattgatatagaatgattttagaaaaatttaggaaaaaatcatcagatttggagttagtatgagaaagaaaaactagttacaaagttggcccacagattaaaaaaagaaatcacattgttcactatgatcatgtaaggatcatctaaacagtgtgatttctctttttaatctatgggtaaactttgtaactagttgttctccctcatactaactccaaatgtgatggttttttttttcttaaaaatttctaaaatcatgcttcagcatttaagtttgatcaaacttggatgtgacaatgttttacacattttaaaatttgaaatttaaaatttgataagttcaaaccaaatttttaaaccctaaatgatttcatacgtaaaagtgatgaatacaaaagttgttcaacttatcaagatctacaacttttattttagttatcTTATCATttaactaaatttgaacctttcaaattttaaaatttgaaaaaagacaagtgGGCACtacagggacggctggtgattgagccgcctctacagaTCAGctccaactgtaggggcggctcaggttaccagctgtccctacagtgccatctgtaggggcggctaggctGCTAGGGTCCGAGGACGTCCATTGTAGGGACGCCCTCAACCCCATCCACCTCTACAGTAAAAATACCCCGTTCCTATAATAAAAATCTGGCGTAGTGGGTTTTGCTTCCCCCAGACTTT
This genomic interval carries:
- the LOC136510400 gene encoding uncharacterized protein; its protein translation is MEMYLGSINDKVWDVVENKFVIIDPTNLIDNDKINKQCNTMALNTIYNGIDSKVFEQIKDLDKASQVWVRLEETYEGTSMVKSAKLYMLKNKLSNFKMKDDESILEMSYRLQVIINDLKSLGEKVKDEDFSHKFLMCLPKRFKTLRTIIFKGGLKDVTQNEVLGDVMTEDQYNSDGEEIVKEEDKKKSVAFKAGTSFSKNKSKGKAKKEESSDEECSHDDSDDEALALFMRKFGKMMKKKGYGAWKRRDHFKNKEYVRLCYKCKSPNHVVADCPYNRDNEDNEKKKNKKEKKEKKMTLKKKKKKKGESYVVTWDSDASTNDDSSDDDKASKKKALASITINNKPSLFDTPSCFMAKGSKVKYDESENDDSESENDSDDDEFSNEHARTSRLNN